From Bradyrhizobium sp. 4:
GCCTGTCCCGCGAGGAAGGCATTCCGCTGCACGATGCGCTCGACCGCATCGCCGCGACGGAAGGCTTTTCCGCATGGAGCATGCTCGCGGCGAAAGCTGCCGCAGCGACGCCGGCCAACCGGCTTTTCCCGCAATTCCAACCGGGTGATCTGGTGCTGGTTGGCGCGCGTCCCGGCCAGGGCAAGACCCTGATGAGCCTCGAGCTTGCCGTGGAGGCGATGCGGTCGGGCCATCGCGCCGCGTTCTTCTCGCTGGAATACACCGAGAAAGACGTCTTCGATCGCTTTCGGGCGATCGGCGTGGACCTGGCGCAATTCGAAAAACTCTTCGAGGTCGATTGCTCCGACGCCATCAGTGCCGACCACGTTGTCAAGCAGATGGCCGCAGCACCGCGCGGCACCGTCGTGGTGATCGACTATCTGCAACTGCTCGACCAGCGGCGGGAAAATCCCGACCTTTCCGTTCAGGTGCGCGCGTTGAAATCATTCGCGCGCGACAAGGGATTGATTGTCGTCTTCATCTCGCAGATCGACCGTTCCTATGATCCCTCGCTCAAGCCCTGCCCTGACCTGGACGATGTCAGGCTGCCGAACCCGCTCGACCTGAAGCTGTTCGACAAGACCTGTTTCCTGAACAAGGACGAAGTTCAGTTTCGCATAGCGAGCTGACGATCAGGAGGCTCAACCGGTTCACGCCGCGGGTGAGATCGTTCACCCGCGGTCCGCGGTTTCACGCCTTCTCCGGCGAAACCTCGAGCTTGCCGGCGACGTAGCGCCGCTCCTGGGTCAGGCCGCCAAAGCCGTAGGCATCGCCCTTGACCTCGTCGACATGCAGATAGGTCTCGTGATGCAGCGGGCCCAGGATCCCGGCCATGCGCTGGAACATCGCGGCGAGATAGGCGGCCTTCTCGTCCTTGGTGTTGGTGCCTTCGCTGACGTGGATGTCGATCCAGTAGCTCGCGAGCTTTTGCTCTGCGAGCGACTTGCCGCCGGCGAACCAGTCGGCCGCCTCCACCGACTTCACGATGATGGCCGTGACCTCAGGATCCTTGTGCAGGATTTTTGCGGTGAGCTCGGACACGGCGCTCGCGATGTCGGCCTTCAGCGAGGGCGACTGGCGGGAGGTGGTGTAGGACACGGTGATCAGCGGCATGGTCGTTCTCCTCGGATGTCGCGCAGGTGTTGCGCGGCGTTGGTGAGAAGCTAGACCCGCCCTCGACATTTTGGTATCTTATCTCTGTTGATACCAGTGATAAGAGATAATAATGACAGCAACGCTCGACATCGCCACCGTCCAGGCCTTCCTGCTGGTTGCCGACCTCCAGAGCTTTACGCGGACCGCCGAAGCGCTTGGCACGACCCAGGCGGCCGTCAGCCTCAAGCTGCAACGGCTGGAGACGCTGCTGGGAAAACGTCTCGTCGAGCGCTCGCCGCGCGCGGTCCGTCTTACCGCGGATGGCGCAGCGTTCCTCGAGCGCGCCCGCGCGCTCATCGCGGCGCATGATTGCGCGCTGTCGGGCGAGGGGTCAGTCGCGCAGTCGCTCTCGCTCGGCATCTCGGACCATGCCGCGGGCCCGGAGTTGGTACCGCTGCTCGAACGCCTGCATGCGATGTCCTCGAACCTCACGCTCGCCGTCACCATCGGCTTCTCCCGCGAGATGCAGGAGGCCTATGATTCGGGCCAACTGGATGCGGTGATCGTGCGCCAGGAAGGCAGCCGGCGCGGCGGCGAGAAGCTGGCCGAGGACGAGTTCGGCTGGTTCGCGTCACGACGCTTCACAGTGCCAAAGGGGCAGCCTTTGCCGCTCGCGACGCTCGCCCCGCCCTGTGGGGTCCGCGCCATCGCCGTGCGCGCGCTCGATAAGGCTGGCCTGAAATGGCGTGAGCGCTTCGTCGGCGGCGGCGTCACCGCCGTGGTTGCAGCCGCGCTCGCCGGACTTGCAATCGCGCCGCTGGCGCGACGGATCGCGCCCCCCGGGCTGGTCGACATCGGGCCGACCCACAAGCTGCCGAAACTCGGCAGCTCGAAGGTGATGCTACATTCCAAGGTCAGCGATCCCGCCAAGCTGGCGGCGCTGCGCGCAGTCGCGGCAACATTCCGGAGCGTGGCGGCGATCTGACGCCGCACGGCTTTACAAGATTGCTTCGAACGCACTGCGCAGCGTCTCGTGCCGGAACACAAAACCGCGGCTCAGCGCCTTGTTGGGCAGCACGCGCTGACCGCCGAGCAGGAGCTCGTCGGCGAAACCGCCGCCGATCCGGCGCAGCAGGCCGCCGGGAATCCGGAACACCGCGGGCCGATGCAGACGGCGGCCTAGCTCCTCGCTGAACTTTGCGTTGGTGACAGGGATCGGCGCGGTGGCGTTGACGGGGCCGGCGAGATCGGGCGTCGCCATCACATAGGCGATCAGCCGGATCAGATCGTCGCGCTCGATCCAGGACATCCACTGCCGCCCGTTGCCGATGGGACCGCCGAGCCCGAACTCGAACGGCGTCAGCAAGCGCGTGACGAAGCCGCCTTCGGTGCCGAGCACGAGGCCGATGCGCAAATTGACCACGCGGACGCCGAGATCCTCCGCCGGCCGCGCCGCCGCCTCCCAGGCCGCACACAGCTCGTGGCTGAAGCAGGCGTGCGACTTCGCCGATTCCGTCAGCACCTGGTCGGCCCACAGGCCATACCAGCCGATCGCAGAGCCGCTGACGAGCACCTCGGGCTTGCGTTCGAGCCGCGCGATCAGCTTGACGATCTCGCCGGTCATGTCGATGCGCGAGCCGAGAATCTTCGCGCGCTTCGCCTCGGTCCACAGGCCGTTGCCAATCGGCTCGCCGGCGAGATTGACGACAGCGTCGATAGGCGCGTCCGAGGCGAGCTGATCGAGGCTCGTGATCAGCGTGACCGGCGGCGGCAGCATCTCGGCCTTGGCGGGATTGCGGATCAGGGCAATGACGTGATGCCCTGCTCCGCTGAGGCTCGCTGCGAGGCGGCTGCCGATGAAGCCGGTGGCACCTGATATCAGCACCGTCTTGCGGCCGGACAGCTTTTCGACGAGCCCGTGCGCGGGAGCGCTTCTCATGCGGCTGAGCCGGCGCATCGCCGCAAAATCCCTGACACCGCACAGCGCGGCGCCGACCGCACACGCCGTCGCGGCAATGCTGAGCAGGCCCTGATACACGACCATCACGCCGAGGGGCTGCGTGGCCCAATCGATCAGCACCGGCAACAGCAACACCAGGATGGCGCCGTAATTAATCGCGAGCAGCGTGTGATTGATCCGCTCGCTCGGCGGCAATTTTCGGCTGAGATCCTCCTCGACGAAATCCGTCAGCGTGATGACGATCTCGGCGACCAGCACCGCGACGATCAGCAGCGCCAGCGCGCCATGGACTTCGAGCCAGCCGAGCACGAGGAACAGCAGCGCATAAAGCATGTTGCGAATGCCGTGCAGCTTCAATTCGAAACGCTGCGACGGACGCCAGGCCAGGCGCTCGGTGAATTCGTGGTGATAGAAGGTGTCGAACACGCCCATCACGATCTGGATGGCGATGAGCGTCCACATGAGCTGTGTCATGACACGGCCTCCCTGAACATTGCGGACTGGTGGATCAGCGCGCCGTAACGCGGATGAATGACGTCGAGGGTAAAGCGGAAGGCGCCCTCGCCGAGATCGCTGTGTGTCACCGTGAGATCGCCCGGCGTCAGCCATCGCGGCAGGGGAATCCACAGGCGTCCAAACTGGAGACCGTAGCCGGCGCTGCGAAACGTCAGCGCTTGGTCCTCGACCGCGATGCGGAGCGCCATCGAGACGCCGAAGCCGACATATTCTTCCAGCCCGGTCGGGCCGGCAAAACGTTTGGCGGAATGGATCACTTGCGGAAAGCCGCGCTTGCGCGCGCAGATGCGGGTCCAGGTCTGGCCGCCGCCGCCGGCGTCTTCGGTCACCGTGACGATGATGGGGACGCCGGTGTCGCGCCCGGTCGGCAGCGGACCGCCGATCAGGCGCGCGGCTTGCGCGAACCACCAGCCGATGTCGCTGAAGCCGATCTCGTCGACTACACCGACATAGACGACGCTGTCGCCGTCGGCGACGCGTTTCGAAAAACGTCGCCAGGTCGCCAGCGGCAGCCGGCCCCAATCCTCATCCGACAGCAGCGCGCGGAAGCGGCGATCATCGAGCAGTTTCGTGTGAGCGAAGGTCGACGCGTTGGAGCCTGATAATCTTGCCGACGTCATCGCACCCTCCTCAAACCTATTTGGCCTTGCCCAGCGGCAGCAGATTGACGATCCTCTCACCAAGCCGCATCAAGGCGGCCAGCCGCGGCCGCGGTACCTTCAGCATCTGCATGAACCAGTGGTCGGCGAGTTCGGTGAAGGCGAGCATCTCCTTCAGCCGTTTGCTCGCGACCGGATTGATGGTCGGATCGTCGGCGGCATCGGACACGCAGGCTCTGAGCGCTGTGATCGCCGGATCAAGCTCCCGCTCCTTGCGCCGCGCCGCGATCCTGGCCGCAACCTCCCAAATGTCGGTCTCGGCCTCGTAATGGTCGCGGCGATCGCCGAGAATCGGGACGCGCCGGATCAAGTTCCAGGCAAGCAGCTCCTTGAGCGAGTTGGAGACGTTGGAGCGGGCCATGCCGAGGGTGTCGGCGATGTCCTCGGCCGTCATCGGCGCCTCGGCCAGATAGAGCAGCCCGTGGATCTGGCTGACCGAGCGATTGACGCCCCACTCGTCTCCCATGTCACCCCAATGCAGGATGAAGCGCTCGACGGCGGCTGGGAGTTTCTTTCTTCCGGTTGTTTCTGTCATAACAGAAATGTCTGACGGATAGGATCGGCTGTCAAGAGCATCCGCTGGCTTGCGCGGTGCATACGGGCTCGCAATATTGCTTAAAAAAGTTCCAAACTCGGGGAACAATCCGCCATCTGCGGCGTTTGCTCCCGTTAAGGCAGGGTCCGGGAATGGTCGAGAAGTTCAGTCAGCAGAGAGACTTGTTCGAGAGTGAACGCAGTTTCCGCCTGTTGGTTGAAGGGGTCGCGGACTACGCCCTCTACATGCTGGATCCCACCGGGATCATCACCAGCTGGAACATCGGCGGCGAGCGCATCAAGGGCTATTCGCCCGGGGAGATCCTCGGCCAGCACTTTTCCCGTTTTTACACCGAGACCGACCGCGCCAACGGCAAGCCCGCCCGTGCGCTTGGCATCGCGCGGGACAAGGGCCGCTACGAGGAGGAAGGCTGGCGCGTCCGCAAGGACGGCACCTTCTTCTGGGCGAGCGTCGTGATCGATCCCATCTACGAGGACGGCAAGCTCGTCGGCTTCGCCAAGATCACACGCGACATCACCGAGCGCCGCAATACCCAGATCAAGCTCGAGGCGATGCAGAAGCAGCTCGCCGAATCCCAGAAATTCGATGCGCTCGGCCAACTCACCGGCGGGGTCGCCCACGACTTCAACAATCTCCTGATGATCATCAGCGGCAGCCTCCACATGCTGAAGCGAGGGGCCGACGACGAAGCCAAGCTTCAGCGCGCGATCTCGGCCATCGAGACCGCCACCAGGCGTGGCGCCGCGCTGACCAACCAGCTCCTCACCTTCGCACGGCGGCAGAGCGTCAATCCGCAGGCAATCGACTTCGCCGATCGCATCGCGGCGATCCGCGAGGTGCTCGATGCCGGCGTCGGCAGCTCCGTGCGCCTGGCTTTCGACGTCAGCGGCGACGTCTGGCCGATCAGGACCGACGTTTCCGAGCTCGAGACCGCGCTGCTCAACCTCGTCATCAATGCCCGCGACGCGATGCCCGACGGCGGCACGGTGACGATCGCAGCGCGCAATCTCGTGCTCGACGAGGACCCCCTCGTGGGCGAATTCATCGCGATCGACGTCAGCGATACCGGCCTCGGCATTCCCTCCGACGTTCTCGACAAGATCTTCGAGCCGTTCTTCACCACCAAGCCGATCGGAAAGGGCACCGGCCTCGGTCTCTCCCAGGTGCACGGCTTCGCCCATCAGGCCGGCGGCACGATCCGGGTCGCGAGCGCGCTCGGCAAGGGCACGACCTTCACCATCCTCCTGCCGCGCGGAGAAGACGAGCCATCGCGCGAGGCGGCGGGAGAACCGGCGTTCCAAGGCAGCGGCACGGTGCTGCTGGTCGAGGACAATCCGGACGTCGCCGCCGTCAGCATCGGTCTTCTGGAGCAGCTTGGCTATCAGGTGCGTCGCGTCGCGGACGCCGAAGCCGCCTTGAGCGAGATCGAGAAGAACGGCGTCGACTTCGTGTTCTCGGATATCGTCATGCCCGGCAAGATGGACGGGCTCAGCCTCGCCCATCACCTCCGCCAGATCCGTCCCGGCCTGCCGATCCTGCTCGCCACCGGCTACAGCGAAGTCGCCGCAGGCGTGCGCGGCGATTTCCCGATCCTGCGCAAGCCCTACGAGATCCACGAATTGAGCGAAGCGATCGCCAAGCTGCCGCGGTAATTCTTCAGCTACACCGTCGGCAACACCGAGAACGCCTCGCCTGCCCGGCGCAAGTTCAGCTCATCGACGTCGGCCGTCTCGCTGGTGACGCTGTCGACGCGCGAGGACGGCGGGCCGTGGCGGCACAGCGCCACCATGTCGGCGACGTGCTTCGGCGGCCCCGCGAACAGCGCTTCGACGCTGCCGTCACGGCGGTTGCGGACCCAGCCCTCGAGACCGCAGGTCGTCGCCTGATGCTCGAGCCAGGCCCGGTAGCCGACGCCCTGTACGCGGCCGCGGATCATGACCTGGAGGATCGCCCGGTTCATTGTTTCAGTCCGAGGACATCGGCGCTGCGCGCCTTGACGTCGGCCTCGCGCGTGAGCCGGCTGGTCAAGTCCGACGACGGGAGGCCTTTGAGAGTCTTGGGCGCAGTGCCGTCGCGCAGCGCCTTCTGCGTCTCGTAGACCGCCTGCGTTGCGGCCGCGATCGGCGCGTGGCCCTGAAGCGCGATGCGCACGCGCTGGCCAGCGAGGTATTCGAGCACGTTCAACTCCTCCGGCGCGCCGCCGAGCACGATCGGCAGGCGCGTGGCGGATGCGATCGCCTCGAGCTCGGCGCGCGACTTGATGCCGGTGAAGAACAGCGCATCGACGCCGGCGGCCTCAAAAGCCCTGGCGCGGCGGATCGCATCCTCGATCGAGGTGATCGAGGCCGCACCGGTGCGACCCATGATGACGAGCGAGGGGTCGCCGCGGCCGTCGATTGCCGCCTTCATCTTGCCGACGCCCTCCTCCAGCGAGATCAGCTGCGTCTTCGCTTCGCCGAAGCCGGCCGGCAACAGCGTGTCCTCGATGGTGAGGCCGGCGGCGCCCGCCGTCTCCAGCTCCTGCACCGTGCGGCGCACGTTGAGCGCGTTGCCATAGCCGTGATCGGCATCGACCAGCACCGGAAGTGCCGCCGCACGCGACATCCGCCGCATCTGCTCGGCAAGCTCGGTGAGCGTGATCAGCGTGATGTCGGGGTCGCCGAGCACCGCGAGCGAAGCCACCGAGCCGCCGAACATGCCAAGCGGAAAACCGAGATCCTCTGCGATGCGGATCGAGATGGCGTCGTAGACCGAGCCGGGATGGACGCAAATCCCGCCCGACAGGATCGAGCGCAGTTTTTCGCGGCGGGAACGAAAGGCCATGGTGATGTCTCTGTTAGGTCACGGAGGCCGCAGCATACTCCGTCATTGCGAGCGAAGCGAAGCAATCCAGAAATGCATCCGCAGAGACAGACTGGATTGCTTCGTCGCGGAGCCTGTCATCGGGCCGCGCTTCGCGCGGACCCGGTGGCTCCTCGCAATGACGTTACGCAAATTCCAAAATCAGCGCGTCCACCGCGAGCGTCGCGCCGGCGCTGGCGTGGATCTTCTTCACCGTGCCGTCCTGCTCGGCGCGCAGAACGTTCTGCATCTTCATGGCTTCGACCACCGCGAGCGTCTCGCCGGCCTTGACCTCCTGCCCTTCGATCACCGCGATCGAGACCACGAGGCCGGGCATCGGACAAAGCAGCTTCTTGCCGGTGTCGGCAGCCGTGGTCACCGGCATCAGCCGCGCCGAGGCAGCTTCCGCTTCGGTCCAGACATAGACCGGCACCTCGACGCCCTGATGCGCGAGGCGGATGCCGTTCGCGATCGGGCGCACCTGCACCGCCACGACGTGCCCGTCGATGGTGCCCTGCCAGACCGGATCGCCCGGCTTCCACGCCGACTGCAACAGATGCGGATTGCCGGCCTTGCCGTCGGCATCGACGAAACGCACCGCGACCGCCTCGCCCTCGCGCGCGACTTCCAGCAGGATCTCCTGGCGGTCGAGCCAGACCGCACGGCGACGCTCGCGTTGCACGATGCGGCCGCCCATCTGACCCGAGATCTGCCGCTTGCGCTCGCCCAGCACGTGATCGATGGCGGCGCCGACCGCGGCAAGCCGCCGTGCGACCTCGCCCTCCGGCACGCGCATGGCAAAGCCCTTGGGGAATTCCTCGGCGATGAAGCCGGTGGAGAGCCGGCCTTCGCGCCAGCGCGGATGATGCATCAGCGCCGACAGGAACGGGATGTTGTGTCGGATGCCGTCCACATAGAACGAGTCCAGCGCGGTGGCCTGCGCCTCGATCGCGGCCGCGCGCGACGGCGCGTGGGTGACGAGCTTGGCGATCATCGGATCGTAATGGATCGAGATCTCGCCGCCCTCCTGCACGCCGGTGTCGTTGCGCACGGTGATGCCGTCCTGGCTCGCTTCCGCCGGCGGACGGTATTTCACGAGGCGACCGATCGAGGGCAGGAAGTTGCGGAACGGGTCCTCGGCGTAGAGGCGCGACTCCACTGCCCAGCCCGTCAGCGTGACGTCCTTCTGCGTGATCGCGAGCTTCTCGCCGGCGGCGACGCGGAGCATCTGCTCGACGAGGTCGACGCCGGTGACGAGCTCGGTGACGGGATGCTCGACCTGGAGGCGCGTGTTCATCTCCAGGAAGTAGAAGCTCTTGTCCTGCCCCGCGACGAATTCGACGGTGCCGGCGGAGTCGTAATTCACCGCCTTGGCGAGTGCGACCGCCTGCTCGCCCATCTTGCGGCGGGTGGCTTCGTCGAGCAGCGGCGACGGCGCTTCCTCGATGACCTTCTGGTTGCGGCGCTGGATCGAGCATTCGCGCTCGCCGAGATAGATCACGTTGCCGTGCTTGTCGCCCAGCAGCTGGATCTCGATATGGCGGGGGTCGACGATGAACTTCTCGATGAAGACCCGGTCGTCGCCGAACGAGGCCTTGGCCTCGGCCTTGGCGAGGTTGAAACCCTCTGCGACCTCGGAGGTCGAATGCGCGATGCGCATGCCCTTGCCGCCGCCGCCGGCGGAGGCCTTGATCATCACGGGATAACCGATCTCGTCGGCGATCTTGACCGCGTGCGTGGCGTCCTCGATGACGCCGAGATAGCCGGGCACGGTCGAGACTTTCGCCTTCGCGGCGGCCTTCTTGGATTCGATCTTGTCGCCCATCGCCGCGATCGCGCCCGGGTTGGGGCCGATGAAGACGATGCCGGCCGCCTCCAGCGCGCGCGGAAACGCCTCACGCTCGGACAGGAAGCCGTAACCGGGATGCACGGCCTCGGCGCCGGTCTTGCGGCAGGCCTCCACGATCTTCTCGATCACCAGATAGCTCTCGGCCGCAGCCGGCGGGCCGATCAGCACGGCCTCGTCGGCCATCTCGACATGGAGGGCGTCGCGGTCGGCCTCGGAATAGACCGCGACCGTCTGAACTCCCATGCGGCGAGCGGTCTTGATGACCCGGCAGGCGATTTCGCCGCGATTGGCGATCAGAATGCGTTTGAACATGCTTTTCTTGAGTCTCGACCTTGGGCGGGACCCTTCCCTGGCCGTTCGAGCCTATGGGACGGGCCGTGTGGCTCCCGTGGTACATCAAAATAGGCCGGAGGCAACGGTCAAAATCCGGGTCCTCTGGCGTACCAGCGCAAGACCAAAGCTAGACCGAAACGGGCCTGGCGGGCCCCTGGGCGGC
This genomic window contains:
- a CDS encoding acetyl/propionyl/methylcrotonyl-CoA carboxylase subunit alpha; translation: MFKRILIANRGEIACRVIKTARRMGVQTVAVYSEADRDALHVEMADEAVLIGPPAAAESYLVIEKIVEACRKTGAEAVHPGYGFLSEREAFPRALEAAGIVFIGPNPGAIAAMGDKIESKKAAAKAKVSTVPGYLGVIEDATHAVKIADEIGYPVMIKASAGGGGKGMRIAHSTSEVAEGFNLAKAEAKASFGDDRVFIEKFIVDPRHIEIQLLGDKHGNVIYLGERECSIQRRNQKVIEEAPSPLLDEATRRKMGEQAVALAKAVNYDSAGTVEFVAGQDKSFYFLEMNTRLQVEHPVTELVTGVDLVEQMLRVAAGEKLAITQKDVTLTGWAVESRLYAEDPFRNFLPSIGRLVKYRPPAEASQDGITVRNDTGVQEGGEISIHYDPMIAKLVTHAPSRAAAIEAQATALDSFYVDGIRHNIPFLSALMHHPRWREGRLSTGFIAEEFPKGFAMRVPEGEVARRLAAVGAAIDHVLGERKRQISGQMGGRIVQRERRRAVWLDRQEILLEVAREGEAVAVRFVDADGKAGNPHLLQSAWKPGDPVWQGTIDGHVVAVQVRPIANGIRLAHQGVEVPVYVWTEAEAASARLMPVTTAADTGKKLLCPMPGLVVSIAVIEGQEVKAGETLAVVEAMKMQNVLRAEQDGTVKKIHASAGATLAVDALILEFA
- a CDS encoding DUF4166 domain-containing protein produces the protein MTSARLSGSNASTFAHTKLLDDRRFRALLSDEDWGRLPLATWRRFSKRVADGDSVVYVGVVDEIGFSDIGWWFAQAARLIGGPLPTGRDTGVPIIVTVTEDAGGGGQTWTRICARKRGFPQVIHSAKRFAGPTGLEEYVGFGVSMALRIAVEDQALTFRSAGYGLQFGRLWIPLPRWLTPGDLTVTHSDLGEGAFRFTLDVIHPRYGALIHQSAMFREAVS
- a CDS encoding LysR substrate-binding domain-containing protein → MTATLDIATVQAFLLVADLQSFTRTAEALGTTQAAVSLKLQRLETLLGKRLVERSPRAVRLTADGAAFLERARALIAAHDCALSGEGSVAQSLSLGISDHAAGPELVPLLERLHAMSSNLTLAVTIGFSREMQEAYDSGQLDAVIVRQEGSRRGGEKLAEDEFGWFASRRFTVPKGQPLPLATLAPPCGVRAIAVRALDKAGLKWRERFVGGGVTAVVAAALAGLAIAPLARRIAPPGLVDIGPTHKLPKLGSSKVMLHSKVSDPAKLAALRAVAATFRSVAAI
- a CDS encoding DNA helicase produces the protein MRLSAPIYHLKRRAKRLSREEGIPLHDALDRIAATEGFSAWSMLAAKAAAATPANRLFPQFQPGDLVLVGARPGQGKTLMSLELAVEAMRSGHRAAFFSLEYTEKDVFDRFRAIGVDLAQFEKLFEVDCSDAISADHVVKQMAAAPRGTVVVIDYLQLLDQRRENPDLSVQVRALKSFARDKGLIVVFISQIDRSYDPSLKPCPDLDDVRLPNPLDLKLFDKTCFLNKDEVQFRIAS
- a CDS encoding acylphosphatase; the protein is MNRAILQVMIRGRVQGVGYRAWLEHQATTCGLEGWVRNRRDGSVEALFAGPPKHVADMVALCRHGPPSSRVDSVTSETADVDELNLRRAGEAFSVLPTV
- a CDS encoding TIGR01777 family oxidoreductase, with the protein product MTQLMWTLIAIQIVMGVFDTFYHHEFTERLAWRPSQRFELKLHGIRNMLYALLFLVLGWLEVHGALALLIVAVLVAEIVITLTDFVEEDLSRKLPPSERINHTLLAINYGAILVLLLPVLIDWATQPLGVMVVYQGLLSIAATACAVGAALCGVRDFAAMRRLSRMRSAPAHGLVEKLSGRKTVLISGATGFIGSRLAASLSGAGHHVIALIRNPAKAEMLPPPVTLITSLDQLASDAPIDAVVNLAGEPIGNGLWTEAKRAKILGSRIDMTGEIVKLIARLERKPEVLVSGSAIGWYGLWADQVLTESAKSHACFSHELCAAWEAAARPAEDLGVRVVNLRIGLVLGTEGGFVTRLLTPFEFGLGGPIGNGRQWMSWIERDDLIRLIAYVMATPDLAGPVNATAPIPVTNAKFSEELGRRLHRPAVFRIPGGLLRRIGGGFADELLLGGQRVLPNKALSRGFVFRHETLRSAFEAIL
- a CDS encoding PAS domain-containing sensor histidine kinase; translation: MVEKFSQQRDLFESERSFRLLVEGVADYALYMLDPTGIITSWNIGGERIKGYSPGEILGQHFSRFYTETDRANGKPARALGIARDKGRYEEEGWRVRKDGTFFWASVVIDPIYEDGKLVGFAKITRDITERRNTQIKLEAMQKQLAESQKFDALGQLTGGVAHDFNNLLMIISGSLHMLKRGADDEAKLQRAISAIETATRRGAALTNQLLTFARRQSVNPQAIDFADRIAAIREVLDAGVGSSVRLAFDVSGDVWPIRTDVSELETALLNLVINARDAMPDGGTVTIAARNLVLDEDPLVGEFIAIDVSDTGLGIPSDVLDKIFEPFFTTKPIGKGTGLGLSQVHGFAHQAGGTIRVASALGKGTTFTILLPRGEDEPSREAAGEPAFQGSGTVLLVEDNPDVAAVSIGLLEQLGYQVRRVADAEAALSEIEKNGVDFVFSDIVMPGKMDGLSLAHHLRQIRPGLPILLATGYSEVAAGVRGDFPILRKPYEIHELSEAIAKLPR
- a CDS encoding 4-oxalocrotonate tautomerase family protein, whose translation is MPLITVSYTTSRQSPSLKADIASAVSELTAKILHKDPEVTAIIVKSVEAADWFAGGKSLAEQKLASYWIDIHVSEGTNTKDEKAAYLAAMFQRMAGILGPLHHETYLHVDEVKGDAYGFGGLTQERRYVAGKLEVSPEKA
- a CDS encoding MarR family transcriptional regulator, producing MTETTGRKKLPAAVERFILHWGDMGDEWGVNRSVSQIHGLLYLAEAPMTAEDIADTLGMARSNVSNSLKELLAWNLIRRVPILGDRRDHYEAETDIWEVAARIAARRKERELDPAITALRACVSDAADDPTINPVASKRLKEMLAFTELADHWFMQMLKVPRPRLAALMRLGERIVNLLPLGKAK
- a CDS encoding isocitrate lyase/PEP mutase family protein: MAFRSRREKLRSILSGGICVHPGSVYDAISIRIAEDLGFPLGMFGGSVASLAVLGDPDITLITLTELAEQMRRMSRAAALPVLVDADHGYGNALNVRRTVQELETAGAAGLTIEDTLLPAGFGEAKTQLISLEEGVGKMKAAIDGRGDPSLVIMGRTGAASITSIEDAIRRARAFEAAGVDALFFTGIKSRAELEAIASATRLPIVLGGAPEELNVLEYLAGQRVRIALQGHAPIAAATQAVYETQKALRDGTAPKTLKGLPSSDLTSRLTREADVKARSADVLGLKQ